From one Triticum aestivum cultivar Chinese Spring chromosome 4B, IWGSC CS RefSeq v2.1, whole genome shotgun sequence genomic stretch:
- the LOC123090744 gene encoding uncharacterized protein — MVMDDNKLRVLQIPPPIHPDDPDSPLPETILIDSFGYLSDRTNATTARGRRSRTKKKGKRILVTFWPVAPPRVSCFTVHCPDLKPDAFAEIPKISYTEDDLVLLSITICPERLHVYGKNIRYFVYQAGTKKTPPSVKLVHCPPYFRIYDQEVALLHCHHQEMFFIAVLRWASIAQDYTDGHFNLHLYNSKTKAWNIKLMLLDSPKDFEFRSFNKGITIGGELGSVGWVDLRGGIIICDLLLDNQSLRYIPLPSPLSPDPVRGYMLYVRNVTVLQGYIKYFEMHSNVRPGSDTGSSLICEGWMAATKKIKISSIGSTSGSSNWEEDCTIRCSDDVPLDSPVYAQMLPNPQEGDDAKPSLKKIRVGYPALSLHDGDVVYLMHMPDPRGDKACVIALDMRNKAVKGVANFGGSGRPLGHSYTYFPSGISKHLGIFSSTRQISNAAETSRDGK; from the exons ATGGTGATGGATGACAACAAACTCCGGGTGCTCCAGATCCCTCCGCCTATCCACCCCGACGATCCGGATTCTCCTCTCCCGGAGACCATCCTCATCGACTCGTTCGGCTACCTCAGCGACCGCACCAACGCCACCACCGCCAGGGGCCGCAGGAGCAggaccaagaagaagggcaagcgcATCCTGGTCACCTTCTGGCCGGTTGCCCCGCCGCGCGTCTCCTGCTTCACTGTCCACTGCCCAGATCTGAAGCCCGATGCATTCGCTGAAATCCCCAAGATCTCCTATACGGAGGACGACCTCGTCCTGCTCAGCATCACCATCTGCCCCGAGCGCCTGCACGTGTACGGCAAGAACATCCGCTACTTCGTCTACCAGGCCGGCACCAAGAAGACGCCGCCGTCGGTCAAGCTCGTCCACTGTCCCCCCTACTTCAGGATCTACGACCAAGAGGTTGCCTTACTGCACTGCCACCACCAAGAGATGTTCTTCATCGCCGTGCTCCGCTGGGCCTCCATTGCTCAGGATTACACCGACGGGCACTTTAATCTCCACCTGTACAACTCCAAGACAAAGGCATGGAACATCAAGTTGATGCTTCTTGATTCGCCCAAGGATTTTGAGTTCCGCTCTTTCAACAAGGGGATCACCATTGGAGGGGAGCTTGGTTCAGTGGGTTGGGTCGACCTTAGGGGGGGCATTATCATCTGTGACCTTCTCCTTGACAACCAGAGTCTTCGCTACATCCCACTACCTTCGCCGCTGTCGCCCGATCCAGTCAGGGGTTATATGTTGTATGTTCGGAACGTCACTGTTCTCCAAGGTTACATCAAGTATTTTGAGATGCACAGTAACGTCAGACCGGGCTCAGACACTGGAAGCTCCCTGATATGTGAAGGTTGGATGGCtgcaacaaaaaaaataaaaatttcaaGCATTGGCTCTACTTCTGGTAGTAGCAACTGGGAGGAGGACTGTACTATCAGATGCTCAGATGATGTACCATTGGATAGCCCTGTGTATGCCCAAATGCTACCTAATCCGCAGGAGGGAGATGATGCCAAGCCAAGCCTGAAGAAAATTCGTGTAGGCTATCCTGCTCTTAGCTTGCATGACGGTGATGTTGTTTACCTTATGCACATGCCTGATCCCCGTGGGGATAAGGCCTGTGTGATTGCTCTTGATATGAGGAACAAGGCTGTAAAAGGCGTGGCTAATTTTGGCGGCTCTGGAAGACCCCTGGGTCATTCTTACACCTACTTTCCGAGTGGGATCTCCAAGCATCTGGGCATTTTCTCATCAACCAG GCAAATATCGAATGCTGCTGAAACAAGTAGGGATGGCAAGTAA